TCATTGATGGCGACTTTTTGGGGCACACCGAGGTAATCCAGTTCGGCGATCGCCAGACGGAGTATGTCTTGATCTATTTTGGCCAGGCGGGACAGTTGCCAGTCCACCATGGCTTCTTGCAACTGCTCATCAATCTGCTGACGGCGGCGACAGACGGTGCCAATCAATTCCAACGCAAATTTTCGTACTTCCATTTGCCCCGCCAACTGCAACGTTTCCGGTAAATCCACCGCTAGGGCTAGGCGATTAATCACCGTTTCCGTTAGGGTCATAGCCTCTTCCAACATGGCCTTAGCACTGTTGAGGTTGCTAGCCCGGATTTCACTGTTTAACAGGCGTTCATGGCTACGACTCAATTCCGCCGAGGCCGTTTCTAAAATTTCATGGACTTCCCCACTCAGGGTGCGGGTGGCGGCCAACAACAATGCTTCCAGGTCGCCTTGCTCCAAGGTTTCGGGCTTAGTGTCCTTGCGGCTCAATTGGCTCAGGCTCAACAGGGACAGTTCACGGGCCACACGGCGGGGTTGTTGACGGGCAAGCATAGGTTCAAATCTCAGCAAATCAGGAGTAATACTTTCTCTGATCCTATGGCCATTGTTGGTTACTTGGATAATCTGGCCCAAGCCTAGGCGATCGCCGACTGGATTTCGATTACCATGCAACTCACCAATGCCGATGGGTTTACCCTGTGCCAGAGCCGGCACCAAAGGATTGGTTCCATTGTGGATTAATGGCAGAATGGCTCCATGGCCCTAGGGGATTTGCTGAAAATGGTTAATTGGACTAGAAATTGGTTTGGTTTTTCGTGCTTATTTGTTCTTACTCTGGCGGTAATGCTGGGGCTAAAACTGTTTTTGCCCAGTCCAGTGGTGGCCCAATCCTCTTCAGATTTTATTCAACAGGGCAATCAAATTAGCATTGACGGTAAATCCTATCCTGTGGCCTGGGGTCAATGGCAGGAGGGAGGCCAGACCCGCACCGGCCTTGGGGATACTGGGGCCATGCAGTTTCTAGGGCTAGATCTGCTTGATAACACCAGCCCCAATCAGCAACCTGTGCAATGGTTCAGTGGCGATCGCCAAACTTTAAACGCCCGTTTTGTCGCTCCCAATCGTTACCTGGATGTAACTTCCCTCTTGCAAGGCTTCGGACCGTTGCAAGCCCAGGGCAATACCCTCGTGATGCCCAACACCAATGCCCAAATTCTGACCGTGCGGGACGGTAGGCAATCCTGGGGGGAAAGGGTAGTGTTGGAACTAAGCCAACCAGCCTTTTGGCAAGTGAGCCAAGCCAGGGAAGAAGCCGTTGTCACCATTAACGCCAGCAGTACCATCGGTAGCCAAGGCAATGCCAACGCCCCCGGACTACAGGCCATTGACCAGGACGATTTGGGTGGTAAAACCAGCGGCGGGCAACAAATTCGTTATCGCCTGGAAAGATCAGGGGCCAGCAGCAAAGTCCATTTTCAATTACCCGTGGGTTACAAGCTCCAGGTTAGTACTCTTACTTCTCCCTTCCGTTTGGTAATTGATGCCCGGGCTGATGCTCCTCCGGTCAAAACTATCAACTGGACAGAGGGCATTACTTGGCAACAACGCTTTGTCAATATCAGCGGCGGCCAATTTCCCGTCACCACCGTCACCATTAACCCCCGATCTCCAGGCATTTCTTTACGACCTTTGATGGCCAATCCCACCATGGCCCAGGGCACAGCACCGTTGGTGACCATTGCTAGGGATCAACGGGCGGCGGTAGCTATCAATGCGGGCTTTTTCAACCGCAATAATCAACTTCCCCTAGGGGCAGTGTGGAGTCAGCAAAATTGGCGATCGGGGCCGATTTTGAACCGGGGGGCGATCGCCTGGAATGACCAGGGACAAACCACTTTTGGGCGCCTATCTTTGTCGGAAATAATCACCACTGGGTCTGGTCAACGCTTAACCGCCAATTATCTCAACAGTGGCTATGTGCAACGGGGCATTGCCCGCTATACCCCCGCCTGGGGCCCCAGCTATATTCCCCTCAGTGATAACGAACAGGTTTATGTGGTGCAAAATAGCCAGGTCACTGCCCAATATCCTTTGCCCAAAGCGGGCCAACAGCAAATGCCCATTCCCAGCGATGGTTATTTAATCATTGACCGGGGCAACCAAATTCCCGCCGGGGTTCTGGCTGTGGGAACCACCCTTAACGTCAATGGGCGATCGACGCCGGAAGCTTTCAACGCTTTCCCCAACGGCATGGGGGCAGGGCCCTTATTAATTGACCAGGGACGCATGGTGCTCAATGCAACAGGGGAAGGTTTTTCCAGTGCTTTTCAACAGCAACGGGCCTCCCGCAGTGCGATCGCCGTGGACAGAAACGGCAACATTATCCTGGTGGCTAGCCATAACCGGGTGGGGGGAGCTGGAGCTAGCTTGGGGGAATTTGCCCAAATTTTGCAACAGTTGGGGGCGGTGAATGCGTTGAATTTAGATGGCGGCAGTTCCACCTCCCTGGCCCTGGGGGGTCAGTTGCTGGATCGATCGCCAGTGACGGCGGCCCGGGTGAGCAATGCCATTGGCGTGTTTGTTCGTTAAATAATGGTTGTGCCGACCCTAATCAATGCTGAGGGGGTCCACGTCAATATCCAGGTAAACGGAGCTAGGGCAAATTTGTTTAATTCTCTCCAGCGGCAAAATTACTTTGATGAAGCTGGGATATTTAACTAACAACTGCCAGCGATACCGTTGGGCAATGCGGAGAATACTGGCCGGGGCGGGTCCCAAAATCTCCACGGTCTTGGGTAAAAGTTGTTCACACAAAACGGCGATCGCCTGGATCGTTTTTTCCACCTCCCTTTCATTGGTCCCCAGACAACGGAGCAAAATTAACTTGCCGTAGGGGGGATAATTTAACATTTCCCGTTGGGGTAACTCCTGGGCGATAAAACCATGGTAATTGTGGGTTTTAACGGCTTGGATCACAGGATGGCGGGGGGTATAGGTTTGGATAATCACTTGCCCCGGCTCTTCTCCCCGGCCAGCCCGGCCACTCACCTGGGTTAAGGTCTGAAAACCCCGCTCAGCAGAACGATAATCGGCAAAATTAAGTAAACTATCGGCGGCCACCACCCCCACCAAGGTAATCTGGGCCAGGTCTAACCCTTTGGTTAACATTTGCGTTCCCACCAGTAAATCTGCTTCTCCCCGTTGGAATTGATCCAACAAGGCTCGATGGGCACCTTTACGGCGGGTGGTGTCACTGTCAAAGCGAATCCAGCGTAAATCGGGAAATTCTTGGGTTAGGGCTTCGGTTACTTTTTGGGTGCCACTGCCAAAAAATTTCAGATAGGGGGAAGAACATTCCGGACACACTTTGGGCTGGATTTCCGCATGGTTACAGTAATGGCACCGCAGGAGAGGTTGGCCATTGCCCTGGACGTAGTGATAGGAAAGGGAAACGTCACAGTTGGGACATTCCAACACATAACCGCAACTGCGACAGGAGACAAAGGTGCTATGGCCCCGGCGGTTAATAAACAAAATACCTTGCTGTTGTTTGGCTTTGAGTTCCCCCAGGGCAGTTTGTAAAGCCCGACTAAAAATGGAGCGATTGCCCTGTTTTAATTCCGCCCGCATATCGACAATTTGCACCGGGGGTAGGGGGCGGGACTGCACCCGTTCTGGTAACTCTAGGTAATGTCGCTGGGGGTCATTTTGATGGCGATGAACTGTATGCCAGCTTTCCAAAGAAGGGGTAGCGGAACCCAGGATGAGGGGGCATTGTTCAAGTTCGGCCCGGCGTTGGGCCACGGTGCGGGCATGGTAATTAGGAGTTAACTGGGTTTGCTTAAAGCTACTGTCATGTTCTTCATCAAGGATGATTAATCCCAGATTAGGCAGGGGCGTAAAAATAGCGGAACGGGTACCAATGACAATCTGTTCATGACCTAGGAGAGTTTGCCGCCAGGTGTCGTACTTTTCCCCGGAAGATAGGCCGCTATGGTACACAGCCACCTTATTGCCAAAACGGGCCCGAAAACGGTCGGTTAACTGGGGGGTCAAACCAATTTCCGGTACTAGCACTAAAACCGATTGGCCCTTGCCCAGGCGATCGCCACAGATTTGCAGGTAAACTTCCGTTTTGCCGGAGCCGGTGACACCGTGGAGCAAAACCTGATGGTAACCCTGGAGGGGCAGGACAGTTTGGCAAGCTTGCTTCTGCGCAGGAGTTAGTTCTGGAGCTTGGCTGGCATTAATCGACGGTTGCTGGAAAAGCCGTAATTTTTCCCGTTCGGCGATCGCCACTAGTCCTTTTTTTGCCAAGGATTGAATGGTAGAGGCGGAACAGGGCACTGCTTTGAGTAAATCCGCTAACCACATTTCCCCCCCCTGGTTTTTGAGCACTATCAGGGTTCTGGCCTGTAGCTCCGTCAGTTTGAAACTGGGGTCAAAATTTAATAAAGTCACCATTTTGGGTAACTGGGGCTGCACCGCTTTGGGGGGTTCCAGGTAACTTTCCACCCATTGTCGTTTGAGCAAATCCCGCAACGCCTTAGTCAACCCTGGTACTTTTTGCCGCAGGTAACGGTAACTATAATCCCCTTCCTTAGATGATTGCAGTAGGGTTAGAATTTGCCTTGCTCCCTGGTGGGACGGTTGACTCAAAAACAATGGCCAGTCCGATGGCAGGCGATCGCCATTCAATTTAATGCGACGCTGGGACCGCTGGAGTAAACCTGGTGGCAACGCCATGCGAATAACGGTGATTAACTCGGTGCAATAATATTCCGCCAACCAATGCAACAGCCGCCAATAATGGGGCGCAAAAAAGCCCGATACAATTACGTCTTGAATGGGCTTAATTTTTTCCGGCGGCAAATCCGGTGGCAGTTTTGTCAAACAACCCACCACAATGCCCCCCAACTGCTGGTTACCAAAGGGCACCGCCACAATGTCCCCATCCTGCACGGTTAAACCTGGGGGAATGGCATAGGTATAAACCCCTTCATTTTGGGGTAAATCCACCAGCACCGCCGCCCAAGGGCGCACTGAATCTTCTTCCTGGTAGTTAAACCCCAATTCCGCCAGGGCTGAGGGAGAAACAGTCATATTTGCTTACTTTTTACCATTTTTTCCCTTGCTCTCCACGGTTAAATGCTCTGTGGGATAGACTTGCCAGGAATGCCAGGCTGCCTTGACTCCCGCCACAAAGCGTTTGGAACCCCCTTGCACCTTTTTGGCTCCCTCTTTGGTGATGGTTACGCCCCGGTCCACGGTTTGAACTACGTCTTCCACTGTTCTGACCCCTTGGTTTAAATCATCTGTCAATTCGCTAATTTCCAAACCCGTTAAACGAATGGCTTCCAACGTGGGGGGAAATTCCCGATTAAGGCTGTCAAATAATTTTTCTGCACTGCGTGCCGCCCGGGCCAGTTCCTGTAACGCCGGTAGGGCCACCACCAACACAGCGGTCAGGCTAATGGACACCAGGGTGAGGGAAAGACCCAGCCAGAAAAGGGGTTCGGTCATAGGTACAGAAAAAGTCAACTACGGGGGCAATGGGGTGAGGGGCGACAGCGGTGGCCACAAGTTTCTGGTGGGGAAGGATTTAAACAACCATAACCAGCCCAAAGATTAATGAAAAAACTAACTGTCCGCCAGGGTAGTTTCCGCTGTAATGTCCCTTGGTTTTGGTTCCGGTTCTGACACCACGGTGGTTTGGGTTGCTTCCACCCCAGCGGCGATCGCCTCTTTGAGCCGTTCCAGGGTGCCCTGCCAATTACGTTGGGTGGCTTCGGAAAGATAGTCTGCCTGGAGTTGCAGAGTTGTGGCCAAATCCTCGGCTAAATCGGGGAGGGCGTCGGCAGATTTTTTTAACAGTTGCCTGGTTTGTTTGCCGGAGCGGGGGGCTAACAATAACCCAGTCACCGATCCCACTAAACCGCCAATTACCATGCCTGCCAACAGAGCGCCACCTTTGTTATTGCTGGCCATGTTCCCCCGTAAAAAGAATTTCCCCCATTCTAGTGGAAGGGGAGAAAATGCTGGCCTCATTCCCCCATTTGTCTGGGTTAATCCGTTCGGCCAACTTTAACTGGCGGTTAATTTTTGATGAAATTCATCTATGGGCATGGGGCGACCGTAGAAATAACCCTGGTAAAAATTGCAACCCAACTGGGCTAAAAATTGCACCTGTTCCTCCGTTTCCACCCCTTCCGCCACGATCGCCAGATTGAAAGTGCGGGCTACGCTAATGATGGCTTCCACCAGGGCGGCATTGTTGAGGTCCTGGGGCGCATCCTGGACAAAGGCTCGGTCAATTTTCAGTTCATTCAGGGGTAACCGTTTCAGATAGGACAGGGAGGAATAGCCCGTACCAAAATCATCCACGGAAAAATGAATACCCAAAGTTTGCAGCTCAAACATGGTGGCGATCGCCTGGTGGGTATCCTCCACAATTAAACCTTCCGTCACTTCCAGGGTGAGGCGATAGGGATCTACTCCGGTGCAGGCCAGCAAGTTTTTGATTTCCTTGGCAAAGTTGGCTTGGCGGAATTGGCGGGGACTGACATTAATGGCAATGCGCAGAGTTAAGCCCAATTGTTGCAGCCGGGCTAAGTACTGACAAACTTGCTCCAGTACAAAATCGCCAATGCCCCCGATTAAGCCAATTTCTTCGGCAATGGGAATGAAAATGTTGGGGGGAATAAAACCCCGACCGGGATGATTCCAACGGAGTAAAGCCTCTGCCCCAATCCAGACACCATGGCTATCCACCTGGGGTTGCAAATAAACCTGGAATTGTTTTTGTTCCAGGGCTGAGCGTAGATCCGCCTCCAGGGCAAAGCGGGACTCCACTTCCAACTGCATCTGCGACTCGAATAAACAAACCTTATCCCGGCCAGCCTTTTTCGCTTGGTACATGGCCGTGTCCGCCTCTTTAAACAAATCGCTAACTTTTTCGTTCAGTTTGGGGAAGAGGGTTATGCCGATACTGCCGCTAATCTGTACCTGTTCCGCTTCCAGGGTAAAAGGGGTGGCTAGGGCTTGGCGAATTTTTTCCCCCACCCCCAACCCCAACCTAGCCGCCAATTCCCGGTCATGGGCCAACTCCGGCAACAGCACAATGAATTCATCTCCCCCCAAACGGGCCACGGTGTCGGAATCCCGCAAA
The genomic region above belongs to Synechocystis sp. PCC 6803 substr. PCC-P and contains:
- the priA gene encoding primosomal protein N'; this translates as MTVSPSALAELGFNYQEEDSVRPWAAVLVDLPQNEGVYTYAIPPGLTVQDGDIVAVPFGNQQLGGIVVGCLTKLPPDLPPEKIKPIQDVIVSGFFAPHYWRLLHWLAEYYCTELITVIRMALPPGLLQRSQRRIKLNGDRLPSDWPLFLSQPSHQGARQILTLLQSSKEGDYSYRYLRQKVPGLTKALRDLLKRQWVESYLEPPKAVQPQLPKMVTLLNFDPSFKLTELQARTLIVLKNQGGEMWLADLLKAVPCSASTIQSLAKKGLVAIAEREKLRLFQQPSINASQAPELTPAQKQACQTVLPLQGYHQVLLHGVTGSGKTEVYLQICGDRLGKGQSVLVLVPEIGLTPQLTDRFRARFGNKVAVYHSGLSSGEKYDTWRQTLLGHEQIVIGTRSAIFTPLPNLGLIILDEEHDSSFKQTQLTPNYHARTVAQRRAELEQCPLILGSATPSLESWHTVHRHQNDPQRHYLELPERVQSRPLPPVQIVDMRAELKQGNRSIFSRALQTALGELKAKQQQGILFINRRGHSTFVSCRSCGYVLECPNCDVSLSYHYVQGNGQPLLRCHYCNHAEIQPKVCPECSSPYLKFFGSGTQKVTEALTQEFPDLRWIRFDSDTTRRKGAHRALLDQFQRGEADLLVGTQMLTKGLDLAQITLVGVVAADSLLNFADYRSAERGFQTLTQVSGRAGRGEEPGQVIIQTYTPRHPVIQAVKTHNYHGFIAQELPQREMLNYPPYGKLILLRCLGTNEREVEKTIQAIAVLCEQLLPKTVEILGPAPASILRIAQRYRWQLLVKYPSFIKVILPLERIKQICPSSVYLDIDVDPLSID
- a CDS encoding YtxH domain-containing protein; its protein translation is MASNNKGGALLAGMVIGGLVGSVTGLLLAPRSGKQTRQLLKKSADALPDLAEDLATTLQLQADYLSEATQRNWQGTLERLKEAIAAGVEATQTTVVSEPEPKPRDITAETTLADS
- a CDS encoding phosphodiester glycosidase family protein yields the protein MVNWTRNWFGFSCLFVLTLAVMLGLKLFLPSPVVAQSSSDFIQQGNQISIDGKSYPVAWGQWQEGGQTRTGLGDTGAMQFLGLDLLDNTSPNQQPVQWFSGDRQTLNARFVAPNRYLDVTSLLQGFGPLQAQGNTLVMPNTNAQILTVRDGRQSWGERVVLELSQPAFWQVSQAREEAVVTINASSTIGSQGNANAPGLQAIDQDDLGGKTSGGQQIRYRLERSGASSKVHFQLPVGYKLQVSTLTSPFRLVIDARADAPPVKTINWTEGITWQQRFVNISGGQFPVTTVTINPRSPGISLRPLMANPTMAQGTAPLVTIARDQRAAVAINAGFFNRNNQLPLGAVWSQQNWRSGPILNRGAIAWNDQGQTTFGRLSLSEIITTGSGQRLTANYLNSGYVQRGIARYTPAWGPSYIPLSDNEQVYVVQNSQVTAQYPLPKAGQQQMPIPSDGYLIIDRGNQIPAGVLAVGTTLNVNGRSTPEAFNAFPNGMGAGPLLIDQGRMVLNATGEGFSSAFQQQRASRSAIAVDRNGNIILVASHNRVGGAGASLGEFAQILQQLGAVNALNLDGGSSTSLALGGQLLDRSPVTAARVSNAIGVFVR
- the nusB gene encoding transcription antitermination factor NusB; the protein is MLARQQPRRVARELSLLSLSQLSRKDTKPETLEQGDLEALLLAATRTLSGEVHEILETASAELSRSHERLLNSEIRASNLNSAKAMLEEAMTLTETVINRLALAVDLPETLQLAGQMEVRKFALELIGTVCRRRQQIDEQLQEAMVDWQLSRLAKIDQDILRLAIAELDYLGVPQKVAINEAVELAKRYSGQDGHRFINGVLRRVTEKKTDGAPVTPGEPR